One window of the Chryseotalea sp. WA131a genome contains the following:
- a CDS encoding class I SAM-dependent methyltransferase, with protein MEDTHIKRLSDDDVQEFIFEHETEDENKLSLKHKTLYQLPFALIAQQLVGRRKSKEKLPLWFRTKGVVYPPSLNLEQSSSEATALYKERWLAELVFPKKHLVDLTGGLGVDTFFVGRLFNGTTYIEPNQELLSLAKHNHQQLGNKTISYFPTSATQWLAEHNEAVSLFYLDPSRRKNSGKVFRLSDCEPNTIELQHLLFQQSEFVLIKASPLLDIQQGLRELTNVEQVKVVAVENEVKELLFFQHFGFEGEATIEAIHLTKEGNVKETFSFLLTQEKELKSEPSVLQTYLYEPNAVILKTGAFKSVALQFNVGKIHPHTHLYSSENLEINFPGRIFKIETVNPTPSDFNKMLPEGKVNVITRNYPLAADKLKKKLKLKDGGNKYVIGFSQENRKTIVIASRVK; from the coding sequence ATGGAAGATACGCACATCAAAAGACTCAGTGATGATGACGTACAAGAATTTATTTTTGAGCACGAAACTGAAGATGAAAACAAGCTATCGTTAAAACACAAAACACTTTATCAGTTACCTTTTGCATTGATTGCACAGCAGTTGGTGGGCAGAAGAAAATCCAAAGAGAAATTGCCGCTTTGGTTCCGCACCAAAGGCGTTGTGTATCCCCCTAGTTTAAATCTCGAGCAAAGTTCATCTGAAGCCACGGCACTGTACAAAGAAAGATGGCTTGCTGAATTAGTTTTTCCGAAAAAGCATCTGGTAGACCTAACGGGCGGGTTGGGCGTAGATACATTTTTTGTGGGCAGATTGTTTAATGGGACAACCTATATAGAGCCCAACCAAGAGTTGCTTTCGTTAGCAAAACATAATCACCAACAACTGGGAAATAAAACTATTTCCTATTTTCCGACATCGGCAACGCAATGGCTAGCGGAACACAACGAAGCCGTGAGCCTGTTTTACCTAGATCCTTCTCGAAGAAAAAATTCGGGCAAAGTATTTCGGCTATCAGATTGCGAGCCCAACACCATAGAGTTGCAACACTTGTTGTTCCAGCAATCGGAATTTGTATTGATAAAAGCATCACCCCTACTCGATATTCAACAAGGCTTGCGAGAGCTGACTAATGTAGAACAGGTAAAAGTAGTGGCCGTAGAAAATGAAGTGAAAGAATTGTTGTTTTTTCAACATTTCGGGTTTGAAGGTGAAGCAACCATAGAGGCTATCCATCTTACCAAAGAAGGTAACGTGAAAGAGACGTTTAGTTTTTTGCTTACGCAAGAAAAAGAATTGAAGAGCGAGCCGAGTGTTTTGCAAACCTATCTCTACGAGCCAAATGCAGTCATTTTAAAGACAGGTGCTTTTAAATCCGTGGCACTGCAGTTTAATGTAGGAAAAATTCATCCGCACACACATCTTTATTCATCTGAAAATTTAGAAATCAATTTTCCGGGACGGATTTTTAAAATTGAAACGGTAAATCCAACACCATCAGATTTTAATAAAATGTTGCCAGAAGGCAAAGTCAATGTCATCACAAGGAATTATCCACTAGCAGCCGATAAATTAAAGAAAAAACTAAAACTGAAAGATGGTGGAAACAAATATGTTATAGGATTTTCACAAGAGAATAGAAAAACAATTGTGATCGCGTCAAGAGTAAAATGA
- a CDS encoding DUF1080 domain-containing protein, with the protein MKTHPLHLLVILVILAGCTQKPVALFNGKDLTGWHADVPEMDTSKTAISPFIVRDGMLVSLGTPGGHLITDSSFHDYQLNIRYRFAGTPGNCGVLVHASTPRALYQMFPKSIEVQMMHENAGDFWCIVEDIQVPDMEKRRGPKENWGITEGKERRIINLTDGTEKPVGEWNEMKIECTANAITVWVNGVLVNQGDNCSASKGQIAIQAEGSEVEFGKIELVKL; encoded by the coding sequence ATGAAAACTCACCCTCTTCACTTGCTCGTCATCTTGGTTATACTTGCCGGTTGCACGCAAAAGCCCGTTGCCCTTTTCAATGGCAAAGATTTAACCGGGTGGCATGCCGATGTGCCCGAAATGGATACTAGCAAAACGGCCATCTCACCTTTTATTGTTCGAGACGGTATGTTGGTGAGCTTGGGCACACCGGGCGGTCATCTTATCACCGATTCTAGTTTTCATGACTATCAATTGAACATTCGCTACCGTTTTGCTGGCACCCCCGGAAATTGTGGCGTGTTGGTTCATGCCTCTACACCGCGCGCATTATACCAAATGTTTCCCAAGTCGATTGAAGTGCAAATGATGCACGAGAATGCGGGTGACTTTTGGTGCATTGTGGAAGACATTCAAGTGCCTGACATGGAAAAAAGACGCGGGCCAAAAGAAAACTGGGGAATTACCGAAGGCAAAGAAAGGCGCATCATCAACCTAACGGATGGAACTGAAAAACCTGTGGGCGAATGGAACGAAATGAAAATAGAATGCACAGCGAACGCAATTACCGTGTGGGTAAATGGCGTGTTGGTCAATCAGGGAGATAACTGCAGCGCATCGAAAGGGCAAATTGCCATACAAGCTGAAGGCTCGGAAGTGGAGTTTGGTAAGATTGAATTGGTTAAGTTGTAA
- a CDS encoding MBL fold metallo-hydrolase, with the protein MALFIASLNSGSNGNCYYIANGDTALLIDAGISCKETEKRMKRLGLSLKKVKAIFITHEHTDHIFGVERLSKKYQLPVYITPATLLHGKLKIEEHLVRSFQKDEHIQVGELAIIPFAKIHDAIDAHSFVVTDHDVRVGVFTDIGLPDENLINHFAQCHAAFLESNYDEHMLENGSYPWPLKNRIRGGRGHLSNKQALQIFLNHRPTYMSHLFLAHLSRQNNTPKKAKELFDAVAKQTKIIVAPRDKPTALYQIRSSIKMNNRFVIENTQLQLFQ; encoded by the coding sequence ATGGCATTGTTTATCGCATCACTCAACTCGGGCAGCAACGGCAATTGCTATTACATTGCCAATGGCGATACGGCCTTGTTAATCGATGCCGGCATTTCGTGCAAGGAAACAGAAAAGCGCATGAAGCGGCTTGGCCTTTCGTTGAAAAAGGTAAAAGCGATTTTTATCACACACGAGCATACCGATCATATTTTTGGGGTAGAGCGACTCTCCAAAAAATACCAATTGCCCGTTTACATAACACCGGCCACGCTCTTGCACGGAAAATTGAAGATTGAAGAGCACTTGGTTCGTTCGTTTCAAAAAGATGAACACATTCAGGTAGGCGAGCTGGCCATTATTCCGTTTGCAAAAATTCACGATGCCATCGATGCACATAGTTTTGTGGTTACTGACCACGATGTGCGCGTGGGGGTTTTTACTGATATTGGTTTACCTGACGAAAACCTAATTAATCACTTTGCTCAATGCCACGCGGCCTTTTTAGAATCGAATTATGATGAGCACATGCTCGAAAATGGTTCGTATCCATGGCCGCTAAAAAATAGGATACGCGGAGGGCGAGGGCATTTATCGAACAAACAGGCGTTACAAATCTTTTTGAATCACCGCCCTACTTACATGAGTCATTTGTTTCTGGCACATCTTTCGCGTCAAAACAACACACCCAAAAAAGCCAAAGAACTTTTCGATGCAGTGGCCAAGCAAACTAAAATCATCGTGGCCCCCCGCGATAAGCCAACGGCTCTTTATCAAATTCGGTCGAGCATAAAAATGAACAACCGGTTCGTGATTGAAAATACGCAGCTTCAATTGTTTCAATAA
- the mutS gene encoding DNA mismatch repair protein MutS: MAGASAMDTPLMKQYNAIKVKYPGALLLFRVGDFYETFGEDAIKASKVLDITLTKRGNGSASEIELAGFPHHALDNYLPKLVRAGHRVAICDQLEDPRFVKGIVKRGVTELVTPGVSFNDNVLEKKQNNFLASIHVSKNILGVSFLDISTGEFYAAHGTEVYVNKLIQSFAPAEIIFSKTQREKFETQFAEIHATFALDEWVYAFDFANEKLIQQFKTNSLKGFGIDGMNEAIIAAGAILHYLEATEHKETNHIASISRIDEEKYVWLDRFTIRNLEIVHSPNEGGVPLLQILDQTITPMGSRQLRQWMILPLKEKLAIEERLQVVENFYLNHDLSEKITEHLRQIADLERLISKVAVGRINPRELMQLKRSLQAILPIKDWLVKSTTKELLKLGDQLHRCEFLLEKIEKELKEDAPMLVHMGGIIKEGVNAELDELRSIAFAGKDYLLQVQKREVERTGINSLKVSYNKVFGYYLEVSNANKDKVPSDWIRKQTLVNAERYITEELKVYEEKILHAEEKLSVIEVRLFNELVQHTADYISQIQQNAKVIAVLDCLLSFATTAKTNKYSKPEISDSTRLAIKAGRHPVIEKQLPVGENYVPNDIYLDTETQQILIITGPNMAGKSALLRQTALIVLMAQMGSFVPAEAATIGIVDKIFTRVGASDNLSRGESTFMVEMTETASILNNLSDRSLILMDEIGRGTSTYDGVSIAWAIVEYLHQHKDYKPKTLFATHYHELNQLAEDFVRVKNFNVSVKEIGDKIIFMRKLKEGGSEHSFGIHVAQIAGMPNKVVLRANEILHFLEKDKHKNEKDKKFDELPKATQQMSLFEIDPKSKAIHQMLSQIDINTISPVEALLKLNEVLSVLKKN, encoded by the coding sequence ATGGCAGGAGCAAGCGCAATGGACACCCCGTTAATGAAACAGTACAACGCCATCAAGGTGAAATATCCCGGTGCGTTGTTGCTTTTTCGCGTGGGCGATTTTTATGAAACGTTTGGTGAAGATGCCATTAAAGCAAGCAAAGTGCTGGACATCACATTGACCAAGCGTGGCAATGGATCTGCTTCCGAAATTGAGTTGGCAGGTTTTCCTCATCATGCGCTGGACAACTATTTGCCTAAGTTGGTTCGCGCGGGTCATCGTGTGGCGATTTGTGATCAGTTGGAAGACCCCCGGTTTGTAAAAGGAATTGTAAAACGTGGGGTAACTGAATTAGTGACTCCAGGGGTGTCGTTCAATGACAATGTGTTAGAGAAAAAGCAGAATAATTTTCTTGCTTCTATTCATGTCAGCAAAAATATTCTTGGTGTTTCCTTTCTCGATATCAGTACAGGCGAGTTTTATGCTGCACATGGCACAGAAGTGTACGTGAACAAACTCATCCAGAGCTTTGCCCCAGCTGAAATTATTTTCTCTAAAACTCAGCGCGAAAAATTTGAAACGCAATTTGCCGAAATCCATGCCACATTTGCGTTGGATGAATGGGTGTATGCATTTGATTTTGCCAATGAAAAACTGATTCAACAATTCAAGACCAATTCATTAAAGGGTTTTGGTATCGATGGCATGAACGAAGCCATCATTGCAGCTGGCGCGATTTTGCATTACCTCGAAGCCACCGAGCACAAAGAGACCAATCACATCGCCAGCATCTCTCGCATCGATGAAGAAAAATACGTGTGGCTTGATCGGTTCACCATAAGGAATCTAGAAATTGTGCATTCACCTAATGAAGGCGGTGTGCCTTTATTGCAAATCTTAGATCAGACCATCACACCTATGGGCTCGCGCCAATTGCGGCAATGGATGATTTTGCCATTGAAAGAAAAACTTGCAATTGAAGAACGTCTTCAAGTTGTTGAGAATTTTTATCTGAATCACGATCTCTCCGAAAAAATAACAGAACACCTTCGGCAAATCGCAGACTTAGAAAGATTGATCTCTAAAGTGGCAGTGGGCAGAATCAACCCGCGCGAATTGATGCAATTAAAACGTTCGCTTCAAGCCATTTTGCCCATCAAAGATTGGTTAGTGAAATCCACAACAAAAGAATTATTAAAACTCGGTGACCAGCTTCACCGATGCGAATTTTTGTTGGAGAAAATTGAAAAAGAACTGAAAGAGGATGCACCAATGCTAGTACACATGGGCGGCATTATTAAAGAAGGTGTCAATGCAGAGTTGGATGAGTTGCGTTCCATCGCTTTCGCGGGAAAAGATTACTTGCTGCAAGTACAAAAGCGTGAAGTGGAGCGCACGGGGATCAATTCATTAAAAGTTTCCTACAACAAAGTCTTTGGCTATTATTTAGAGGTAAGCAATGCCAACAAAGACAAGGTGCCGTCCGATTGGATTCGCAAACAAACATTGGTGAATGCCGAACGCTATATTACGGAAGAACTGAAAGTGTACGAAGAAAAAATCCTTCATGCCGAAGAAAAACTTTCGGTGATTGAAGTTCGATTATTCAACGAACTGGTGCAGCACACGGCTGATTATATTTCACAAATTCAGCAAAACGCGAAAGTGATAGCTGTGTTGGATTGCCTATTGTCATTTGCCACTACTGCCAAAACCAATAAATACAGCAAGCCCGAAATCAGTGACTCCACACGTCTCGCTATCAAAGCAGGTCGCCACCCGGTGATTGAAAAGCAATTGCCTGTGGGCGAAAACTATGTGCCCAATGATATTTACCTCGATACCGAAACACAACAGATTTTAATCATCACTGGCCCCAACATGGCAGGTAAATCTGCTTTGCTAAGGCAAACGGCTTTAATTGTATTAATGGCACAAATGGGAAGCTTCGTTCCCGCAGAAGCAGCCACCATTGGCATTGTTGATAAGATTTTTACACGGGTGGGTGCAAGCGATAATCTTTCGCGTGGAGAAAGTACGTTCATGGTGGAGATGACGGAAACGGCCAGCATTCTCAATAACCTCAGCGACCGCAGTTTGATTTTGATGGATGAAATCGGTAGAGGCACTTCTACCTACGATGGCGTTTCTATTGCATGGGCAATTGTAGAATATTTGCATCAGCACAAAGACTACAAACCGAAAACACTTTTCGCCACACACTATCACGAACTCAACCAACTGGCGGAAGATTTTGTCCGTGTGAAAAACTTCAACGTAAGTGTAAAAGAGATTGGCGATAAAATCATCTTTATGCGCAAGCTGAAAGAAGGCGGCAGCGAACACAGTTTTGGTATTCATGTAGCGCAGATTGCGGGTATGCCTAACAAGGTAGTGTTGCGGGCCAATGAGATTCTGCATTTCTTAGAAAAGGATAAGCATAAGAATGAAAAGGACAAGAAGTTTGATGAATTGCCGAAAGCCACGCAACAAATGAGCTTGTTCGAGATCGACCCTAAATCAAAAGCCATTCACCAAATGCTTTCACAAATTGATATCAATACGATTAGCCCTGTGGAGGCGTTGTTGAAGTTGAATGAGGTGTTGAGTGTTTTAAAGAAAAACTAA
- a CDS encoding tetratricopeptide repeat protein — protein sequence MKKAIVLFALLSIFCEFLSAQNADPKILGNCSISQLEKEPYSEWYAKNFSAYEPNIQVLAALKKTNPTKYTMKIFFGSWCGDSKRELPKMTKVLEKLSFPETNFTLIGVDDSTEVYKQSPQRQEAGMNIFRVPTFIVYENSKEIGRIVEFPTETIERDLLKIFSKREYVSNYSGYPQIIQWMKDGLLTDENISARGLAMQLRNRIAGESELNSCGYVLLAQGKLKEAIMVLRINANLFPQSANCWDSLAEAYAKDGQKDKAIQAYEYVLELDPKSENAKVQLVKLKG from the coding sequence ATGAAGAAAGCAATTGTACTCTTTGCTCTATTAAGTATTTTTTGTGAATTTCTTTCTGCCCAGAACGCAGATCCGAAAATTTTGGGAAATTGCTCCATATCTCAATTAGAAAAAGAACCATACTCAGAATGGTATGCCAAAAACTTTTCTGCTTACGAACCTAATATACAAGTTTTAGCAGCACTCAAGAAAACCAATCCCACGAAATACACGATGAAAATATTCTTCGGCTCATGGTGTGGCGATAGCAAGCGCGAGTTGCCGAAGATGACAAAGGTTTTGGAAAAACTATCATTTCCTGAAACCAATTTTACCTTGATTGGCGTTGACGATTCTACAGAAGTATACAAGCAATCGCCACAGCGACAAGAAGCCGGAATGAATATATTTCGGGTGCCTACTTTTATTGTTTATGAAAATAGTAAAGAGATAGGCCGCATCGTGGAATTCCCGACTGAAACCATTGAACGCGACCTTCTCAAAATATTTTCTAAAAGGGAGTACGTTTCAAATTACTCTGGCTATCCACAAATCATTCAGTGGATGAAAGATGGATTACTTACGGATGAAAACATCAGTGCCCGAGGCCTTGCTATGCAATTGAGAAATCGTATTGCGGGTGAATCTGAACTCAATTCGTGTGGCTACGTATTGCTGGCACAAGGCAAGTTAAAGGAAGCCATCATGGTGCTTAGAATTAATGCCAATCTTTTTCCACAATCGGCTAACTGCTGGGATAGTTTGGCAGAGGCTTATGCAAAAGATGGGCAGAAGGACAAAGCCATTCAAGCGTATGAATATGTGCTGGAGTTGGATCCTAAAAGTGAAAACGCAAAAGTCCAACTCGTGAAACTAAAAGGGTAG
- a CDS encoding glycosidase, producing MNFLSLNWLRLFSSIGGVLLLVACSPQKKDQLWEIKDTTWAILPFVKVDSLNPILAAGVGKFFCSILKKEVNWEEKDVFNPAAVVRNDSVFLIYRAEDRIGKYAGTSRLGLAISTDGLHFIRKKEPILFPAEDEMKKYEWEGGVEDPRVVESEDGTYIMTYTAYDGKVARLCVASSTNLVKWIKHGLVLQGKYVDSWSKSGAIVAKQVGEKIVAKKINGKYWMYFGDTDLFLATSDDLIRWQPIEENNTLKSVLQPRKGYFDSRLVESGPYALLTEKGIVLIYNGMNLDVGGDSTIAKGAYCAGQALFDANDPSKLIDRLEKNFLRPDQPYEISGQVNQVCFVEGLVPFHGKWFLYFGTADSKIAVATSTILRAN from the coding sequence ATGAACTTTCTATCATTGAATTGGCTCCGACTATTTAGCTCCATTGGCGGAGTGCTTTTACTCGTTGCATGCTCCCCTCAAAAGAAGGACCAGTTATGGGAAATCAAAGACACTACCTGGGCCATTCTACCATTTGTAAAAGTCGATAGCCTGAATCCTATCCTGGCTGCCGGAGTCGGAAAGTTTTTTTGTTCTATTCTAAAGAAGGAAGTTAACTGGGAAGAAAAAGATGTTTTTAATCCGGCAGCGGTAGTTCGCAACGATTCAGTTTTTCTTATTTATCGGGCGGAAGATAGAATCGGAAAATATGCGGGCACTTCTCGATTGGGATTAGCAATAAGCACGGACGGTTTGCATTTCATTCGTAAGAAGGAACCCATTTTATTTCCCGCAGAAGATGAAATGAAAAAATATGAATGGGAAGGTGGCGTTGAAGATCCGCGGGTCGTAGAAAGCGAAGATGGAACCTATATCATGACGTACACTGCTTATGATGGAAAAGTGGCGAGGTTATGTGTTGCGTCTTCCACCAATTTGGTGAAGTGGATAAAACATGGGCTGGTATTGCAGGGGAAATATGTTGACTCGTGGAGCAAATCTGGAGCAATTGTAGCCAAGCAAGTGGGAGAAAAAATAGTTGCTAAAAAAATCAACGGAAAGTACTGGATGTATTTTGGAGACACAGATTTATTTCTGGCAACTTCGGATGATTTAATTCGTTGGCAACCGATTGAAGAGAACAACACGCTCAAATCTGTTCTTCAACCGCGCAAAGGTTATTTTGACAGTCGCTTGGTGGAGAGCGGTCCCTATGCGTTGCTAACTGAGAAAGGAATCGTATTGATTTATAATGGTATGAACCTCGATGTGGGTGGCGATAGTACCATTGCCAAAGGCGCCTACTGTGCAGGTCAGGCTTTGTTTGATGCAAATGACCCATCTAAACTTATCGACCGACTGGAGAAAAATTTTCTTCGTCCTGATCAACCTTACGAAATTTCCGGGCAAGTCAATCAGGTTTGTTTTGTAGAGGGTCTAGTTCCCTTTCATGGAAAATGGTTTTTGTATTTTGGTACGGCTGATTCAAAAATTGCTGTAGCCACATCCACTATTTTGCGAGCCAATTGA
- a CDS encoding LytTR family transcriptional regulator DNA-binding domain-containing protein, with amino-acid sequence MEQAQTIKSSSLNGSITERMADWFNEPFPFYLNDDRKNFLLLSVLSLFVTAFLYLFKTEAEFEFANDLGWLHGLITFSVLIFNIILLPRIFPAWMDPISWSIKKYIVLNVLHLALICVAATVMEKLFFCPYYISWMTVANHTMVQVAVKGVIPIALTTLFLKAQMLQENLREAIKTNQELQKIQTLKRESKESVKNANQVTLYSDTSESLTFNLPDLLFIEADDNYSTISWKEEGVLQKKLLRVNLKNLESQLNNSFTLRCHRSYIVNVNAIRAISGNTNGYKLKIDGSDFSIPVSRPKGKEVMEKISQLRNMMELS; translated from the coding sequence ATGGAGCAAGCCCAAACGATTAAGTCTTCTTCTCTGAACGGTTCAATTACCGAACGAATGGCGGATTGGTTTAACGAACCTTTTCCTTTTTACCTTAATGACGACCGCAAGAATTTTCTGTTGCTTAGCGTACTCAGTCTTTTTGTAACGGCTTTTTTGTATCTCTTTAAAACAGAGGCTGAATTTGAATTTGCCAACGATTTGGGTTGGCTGCACGGACTGATTACATTTTCGGTTTTGATTTTCAATATCATCTTGCTGCCGCGTATTTTCCCTGCGTGGATGGACCCCATTTCGTGGTCGATTAAGAAATACATAGTGTTAAATGTGTTGCACCTAGCGTTGATTTGCGTGGCTGCCACGGTGATGGAGAAACTTTTTTTCTGCCCATACTACATTAGTTGGATGACGGTGGCCAACCACACGATGGTGCAAGTGGCTGTAAAAGGGGTAATCCCTATTGCCCTTACTACCTTGTTTTTAAAGGCCCAAATGCTGCAAGAAAATTTGCGCGAGGCCATTAAAACCAATCAGGAGTTGCAAAAGATTCAGACGTTGAAAAGGGAATCAAAAGAATCGGTGAAGAATGCAAATCAAGTTACGTTGTATTCGGATACCAGCGAGAGCCTTACCTTCAATCTACCCGATTTACTATTTATCGAAGCGGATGATAATTACTCTACCATTAGTTGGAAAGAGGAGGGCGTACTCCAGAAAAAACTATTGCGCGTCAATCTAAAAAACCTGGAGTCACAACTTAACAATTCCTTCACGTTGCGCTGCCATCGATCTTACATTGTCAATGTAAATGCCATCCGTGCCATTAGTGGAAATACCAATGGCTACAAATTAAAAATCGATGGCTCTGATTTTTCAATCCCAGTCTCTCGCCCAAAAGGCAAAGAGGTGATGGAGAAGATTTCTCAACTGCGTAATATGATGGAGTTGAGTTAG
- a CDS encoding dihydroorotase, with product MSTEIIIKNVTLVNEGRLRVADLLIKDQFIHKIGNVHPTENSLVIDGSGKYLFPGIIDGQVHFRDPGLTHKGDFYTESKAAIAGGVTSVIDMPNTVPNVLSVELLEQKHQIAAEKSLVNYSSFLGVNADNIDSVIQTDTSNLIGVSDDGLYFTKKGNLLADNPAILEKLFANCQSIIAIHAEKEKLVEENEIIFREKYGEDVPIEFHPIIRSAQGCFEASKDAIALATKHNARLHILHLSTEAETHLFRNDIPLTQKRITTEVSVHHLWFSDVDYKRLSTLIKWNPSIKTEKDKDGLLKALLDDRIDIVTTDHAPHTLEEKQRPYFQAMSGAPIVQHSLNIMLEFYKQGKISLEKIAEKMCHNPAILYHIANRGFIREGYFADLTLVDLNKPWTVSQDNILYKCGWSPLLGTTFQTKVVQTFVNGGLVYDNGEFYESVKGQQLTLK from the coding sequence ATGAGTACAGAGATTATAATAAAAAACGTAACGCTTGTAAACGAAGGTCGGCTGCGGGTAGCCGACCTGCTTATTAAAGACCAGTTCATTCATAAGATTGGAAACGTTCACCCTACCGAAAACAGTTTGGTTATCGATGGCTCTGGCAAGTATTTATTTCCCGGTATTATTGACGGTCAGGTTCACTTTCGAGACCCAGGCCTAACCCACAAAGGCGACTTTTACACAGAAAGTAAAGCTGCGATAGCCGGTGGCGTCACCTCGGTGATTGATATGCCCAACACTGTACCTAATGTTTTGTCGGTTGAACTACTTGAACAAAAACATCAGATAGCTGCTGAAAAATCACTTGTCAACTATTCCTCTTTTCTCGGTGTGAACGCAGATAACATTGACAGCGTAATTCAGACAGACACGTCCAATCTTATTGGAGTTTCAGATGATGGTCTGTATTTCACTAAGAAGGGGAATCTGCTAGCAGATAATCCGGCAATTCTAGAGAAGCTTTTTGCTAACTGCCAATCCATCATCGCGATCCACGCAGAGAAAGAAAAATTAGTAGAAGAAAATGAAATAATCTTTCGAGAAAAATATGGAGAAGACGTACCAATTGAATTTCATCCTATCATTCGCAGCGCGCAGGGTTGCTTCGAAGCATCCAAAGATGCCATTGCGTTGGCCACGAAACACAATGCACGGCTTCACATTTTACATCTGAGTACGGAAGCCGAAACACACTTGTTTCGCAATGATATTCCGTTAACACAAAAGCGAATAACCACCGAAGTATCTGTGCATCACCTTTGGTTTTCGGATGTCGATTACAAACGACTGAGCACCTTAATCAAGTGGAACCCTTCCATCAAAACTGAAAAGGATAAAGACGGTCTTTTGAAAGCGCTGCTTGATGATCGAATCGATATTGTAACGACTGACCATGCGCCACACACGTTAGAAGAAAAGCAAAGGCCCTATTTTCAAGCTATGTCGGGCGCGCCCATTGTTCAGCACTCGCTAAATATCATGCTGGAGTTTTACAAGCAAGGAAAAATATCGTTGGAGAAAATTGCAGAGAAGATGTGTCATAACCCGGCCATTTTGTACCATATTGCTAACCGCGGATTTATACGAGAAGGCTATTTTGCCGACCTCACATTGGTAGATTTGAATAAGCCGTGGACAGTAAGCCAGGATAACATTTTATACAAATGCGGTTGGTCGCCATTGCTGGGCACCACCTTTCAAACCAAGGTGGTTCAGACTTTTGTCAATGGGGGATTGGTTTATGACAATGGGGAATTTTACGAATCCGTGAAGGGACAACAGTTAACGTTGAAATAA
- a CDS encoding Crp/Fnr family transcriptional regulator has protein sequence MKQVSQVIQQMISISEEELKNFLKNCFVKNFQRQQFLSHPNVIPNEIFFINKGIIRVIVHDKEGGEHTIHFALENQFIADYSSFIQQQLSLYTLQALEETEVIVMPRSAVDWGYKNLKEGDKLGRLIAEFYFIYQDNRIKNLYARSAKERYDTITEVFPNIHNRVPQHMIASYLGITPVHLSRLKKADYQKV, from the coding sequence ATGAAGCAAGTCAGTCAAGTCATTCAGCAAATGATTTCCATTTCGGAAGAGGAGCTTAAGAATTTTCTCAAGAACTGCTTTGTAAAAAATTTTCAGCGGCAGCAATTCCTCAGCCATCCTAATGTAATTCCTAACGAGATCTTTTTTATCAATAAAGGAATTATTCGCGTGATTGTTCACGATAAAGAAGGAGGCGAGCATACCATTCATTTTGCTCTAGAGAATCAATTCATTGCCGATTATTCGAGCTTTATTCAACAACAACTTTCGCTTTACACACTGCAAGCATTAGAAGAGACGGAAGTAATTGTGATGCCCCGCTCGGCTGTAGATTGGGGTTACAAAAATTTGAAGGAGGGCGATAAGCTGGGGCGGCTCATTGCCGAGTTTTATTTTATCTACCAAGATAACCGAATCAAAAACCTGTATGCGCGCAGCGCTAAAGAGCGTTACGATACCATCACCGAAGTTTTTCCCAACATCCATAACCGCGTGCCGCAGCACATGATTGCCTCCTATCTGGGCATTACACCTGTCCATTTAAGTCGCCTAAAAAAGGCCGACTACCAAAAAGTATAA
- a CDS encoding DUF2141 domain-containing protein, translating to MKKTILAMTLLWFGLEGHAQTGTVVINVQQIQANKGGEISAGIFKKENFPKVGKQMIGTERPVTGSSMQIVFEKVLAGEYGLVAFQDIDKNKDLKTNFVGFPKEPIGFSNDAKIKLGPPDFEDAKVKVEAGKTLTLTITLE from the coding sequence ATGAAAAAGACAATTTTAGCAATGACGCTGCTCTGGTTTGGTCTGGAGGGCCATGCGCAAACAGGAACGGTGGTTATCAACGTGCAGCAAATTCAGGCTAACAAAGGCGGTGAAATCTCTGCCGGTATTTTTAAAAAGGAAAATTTTCCGAAAGTAGGTAAACAAATGATCGGCACGGAAAGGCCAGTGACCGGAAGCTCGATGCAAATTGTTTTTGAAAAAGTCCTTGCTGGAGAATATGGGCTGGTGGCATTTCAAGACATCGACAAAAACAAAGACCTGAAGACAAATTTTGTGGGCTTCCCAAAGGAGCCAATTGGCTTTTCCAACGATGCAAAAATCAAACTTGGTCCGCCTGATTTTGAGGATGCAAAGGTAAAAGTGGAAGCCGGAAAAACACTTACGTTAACTATTACGCTAGAATAA